CCAAGGATACCACCGGCAACACCGTCAAACTGTCTGACTTTGCCGGCAGAACACTGGTTCTGTACTTCTACCCCAAAGATGATACCCCAGGCTGCACTAAGCAAGCCTGTAGCTTCCGGGACTCCTATTCAGAATATCAAGGCAAAGATATTGTTGTCCTCGGCGTTAGCAGAGATGATGAAGGTTCTCACCAAAAATTCACCGAGAAATTCAGCCTGCCGTTTCCCCTATTGGCTGATGTTGATGGCACCATTGCCAAATCTTACGATGTCGATGGAGGCAATTACGCCAAGCGCGTTACCTATGTGATCGATCCGATTGGCAAAATTTCGCAAATCTATGAAGGTTCAACTCTCAACACTGAAACTCACGCCAAAGATATTTTAGCTGCAATGGTCTGAGCATTCTGCGTGTGGGGACTAAATATTTGATCATCCCATCACAAATTGAGCGGAATTTCTAATTAACCGCCCGTAGAGTGTCTCTATGGGCGGTTTTATCATTCGTCAGTTGGCAACAAGTTTTTAGAAGATTGTGAAAAGTTAGTAGCCCGAAAAATAACCTCTAAAGGTCACCTTTAATAGCACAGAGAAGGTGAGGGGTGAAAGGGGGAGGAGGTGAGAAGTAATCCTGGGCA
This sequence is a window from Microcoleus sp. FACHB-672. Protein-coding genes within it:
- a CDS encoding peroxiredoxin; translated protein: MTLPVGTAAPAFTAKDTTGNTVKLSDFAGRTLVLYFYPKDDTPGCTKQACSFRDSYSEYQGKDIVVLGVSRDDEGSHQKFTEKFSLPFPLLADVDGTIAKSYDVDGGNYAKRVTYVIDPIGKISQIYEGSTLNTETHAKDILAAMV